One stretch of Patescibacteria group bacterium DNA includes these proteins:
- a CDS encoding glycosyltransferase family 1 protein, whose product MKIGIDARPLQERKRSGVGEYTWHLLDAIFKIDRENDYYIFSNAKNLAAVPLPEGGSNIHDKHFRFPNKTLNLYFKSFCAPRIDSLIGEKLDAFIFPNLNFYALSAGIKKILVVHDLSFSINPGFFSPKSRAWHWAVNAKKMCHAADAITAVSENTKRDLISIFGIPEEKISVIYPGVARMVYDRASLDRVREKYNLPEKFILYLGAVESRKNLPALIRAFKIMKKNSGLTHELVVAGPRGWGADKIRTIDYVDPNDKAALYALAGLFAYPSFYEGFGFPPLEAMSAGTPVVASHAGSLPEVLEDAAVFANPDNPAELAAAMETALTDETLRQNLRNRSAEILKKYSWDKAGQEMLALIKKRSAA is encoded by the coding sequence ATGAAAATCGGTATTGATGCGCGGCCACTCCAGGAACGGAAGAGAAGCGGCGTCGGAGAATACACCTGGCATCTCTTGGACGCCATTTTTAAGATTGATCGGGAAAACGATTATTACATTTTCTCCAATGCGAAAAATCTTGCTGCCGTCCCCCTGCCCGAGGGCGGCAGCAATATTCACGACAAGCATTTTCGTTTTCCGAACAAGACTCTCAATTTGTATTTCAAATCTTTTTGCGCGCCGCGAATTGACAGCCTGATCGGCGAAAAATTGGACGCGTTCATTTTTCCAAATCTGAATTTTTATGCGCTTTCCGCGGGGATCAAAAAAATACTCGTGGTCCATGATTTAAGCTTTTCGATTAATCCGGGGTTTTTTTCACCAAAGAGCCGGGCCTGGCACTGGGCGGTAAATGCCAAAAAAATGTGCCACGCCGCCGACGCGATTACCGCGGTTTCGGAGAACACCAAGCGGGATTTAATCAGTATTTTTGGCATACCGGAGGAAAAAATTTCCGTAATCTATCCGGGCGTGGCGCGCATGGTATACGACCGGGCGTCGCTTGATCGCGTGCGCGAAAAATACAACCTGCCGGAAAAATTTATTCTCTATCTCGGCGCGGTTGAATCGCGCAAGAACCTTCCGGCCCTGATCCGGGCTTTTAAAATAATGAAAAAAAATTCCGGCCTGACTCACGAGCTCGTGGTTGCCGGGCCGCGCGGCTGGGGAGCGGATAAAATCCGCACAATTGACTACGTGGATCCGAACGACAAAGCCGCGCTCTACGCGCTTGCCGGACTTTTTGCCTATCCGAGCTTTTACGAAGGCTTCGGTTTTCCGCCGCTTGAAGCAATGTCCGCCGGAACGCCAGTGGTGGCAAGTCACGCCGGTTCTCTTCCCGAGGTGCTCGAAGACGCGGCCGTTTTTGCGAATCCGGACAATCCGGCTGAACTCGCCGCGGCGATGGAAACGGCGCTCACCGACGAGACACTGCGACAGAATCTCCGGAACCGCAGCGCAGAGATTCTCAAAAAATATTCCTGGGACAAAGCCGGGCAGGAAATGCTCGCGCTTATAAAAAAACGATCCGCTGCATGA
- a CDS encoding DUF5667 domain-containing protein: MKKLIIIAIILFIAAAAFAVWGVRAVTATPEMGTPEVILEIDQGGVEIWPASGGTWRRAKDGEKLSAGDRVRTLDKSAASIIFYDSSIMRLDANTEITISALDVNQENFLEQNIGIEVVAGRVWSRILNLLDLDSKYEVKTSSVVATVRGTAFAVAVDEDGETQIDVTESLVDVTMYGISSTTREIIKDKPRRLKLEAGSLIKFDKAADVFQTEPSMIPDELMKSDWFLKNLTDDNDFAERVWGLRRDKLRKYIKALPDSPVFVLQRLAERTGLALTNNPDKRAALEKLFMSRRLAEVAELAHQDKVGLASQELINFENLIKNDGERNRAKLGMILPNLLYFNQGFWADVLPVDRSYRLKQKMEELGLSRDIIPEKVLYWKLITIEGRLSEAQRLMQFNEKETISNVLEVAKLGLENLETEVGAIPDSERKQILTDKIEYDLKKFGILQEEVKLLESVAPDLESNLQLELREDNLASDELTPVAEPETTIPPVVVQPPATEEPASTKVLSSLTVSALPNPIYTEGATDLLASASYVDGTSEDVAAVATWTMYGAIGTITNGTFIAGSTAGSARLEASFTSGGVTKTASFTMTVKTPPPAEVTLSRIELTASSYSIYNYETANLYVRAYYSDGSDKDVTGLVSCVNSNPSVGYISGSVFHANPSSGSAVITASYTEAGVTKSDAKTIEVSYNLR, encoded by the coding sequence ATGAAAAAACTTATAATTATCGCAATTATTCTTTTTATCGCGGCCGCGGCTTTTGCGGTCTGGGGAGTTCGGGCGGTCACCGCCACGCCGGAAATGGGAACTCCGGAAGTGATTCTGGAAATCGATCAGGGCGGGGTTGAAATCTGGCCGGCGTCCGGCGGCACCTGGCGGCGCGCCAAAGACGGCGAAAAGCTCTCGGCCGGGGACCGCGTCCGCACGCTTGATAAATCCGCGGCGAGTATTATTTTTTACGACTCGTCAATCATGCGCCTTGACGCCAATACCGAGATCACCATAAGCGCGTTGGATGTAAATCAGGAAAACTTTCTTGAACAAAACATTGGAATTGAAGTCGTTGCCGGACGCGTGTGGTCAAGAATTCTGAATCTCCTGGATCTTGATTCAAAATACGAAGTCAAAACATCGTCCGTCGTTGCCACGGTGCGCGGTACCGCCTTTGCGGTCGCGGTTGACGAGGACGGTGAAACCCAGATTGATGTAACCGAAAGCCTGGTTGATGTCACGATGTACGGTATCTCGAGCACGACCCGCGAAATCATCAAGGACAAGCCGCGCCGTCTCAAGCTTGAGGCTGGCAGCTTGATTAAGTTTGACAAAGCGGCGGACGTATTCCAGACTGAGCCCTCAATGATCCCGGACGAACTCATGAAGAGCGACTGGTTTCTTAAGAATCTTACCGACGACAACGATTTTGCCGAACGCGTCTGGGGATTGCGGCGCGATAAACTCCGAAAATATATCAAGGCGCTTCCGGATTCTCCGGTCTTTGTTTTGCAGCGCCTTGCCGAGCGGACCGGTCTGGCGCTTACAAACAATCCGGACAAGCGTGCCGCCCTGGAAAAACTCTTCATGTCGCGCCGTCTCGCCGAAGTCGCCGAACTCGCGCATCAGGATAAGGTCGGACTCGCAAGTCAGGAATTGATCAATTTTGAAAACCTAATTAAAAATGATGGCGAGCGGAACCGCGCCAAGCTTGGCATGATCCTTCCCAACCTTCTGTATTTCAATCAGGGATTCTGGGCCGATGTTTTGCCCGTGGACCGCTCATACCGGTTGAAGCAAAAAATGGAAGAACTCGGCTTGTCGCGTGACATCATTCCCGAAAAGGTACTTTATTGGAAGCTCATCACCATTGAAGGCCGCCTTTCCGAAGCGCAGAGATTGATGCAGTTTAATGAAAAGGAAACAATTTCCAATGTTCTGGAAGTGGCAAAATTGGGTCTGGAAAACCTTGAGACCGAAGTCGGCGCCATACCCGATTCCGAGAGAAAGCAGATTCTGACCGATAAAATTGAATATGACCTCAAAAAATTTGGCATCCTCCAGGAAGAAGTCAAGCTTTTGGAGTCCGTGGCTCCGGATCTTGAAAGCAACCTTCAACTAGAGCTCCGGGAGGATAATCTCGCAAGCGACGAACTCACGCCGGTGGCTGAACCGGAAACCACTATTCCGCCGGTCGTGGTCCAACCCCCAGCAACCGAGGAACCGGCCTCCACCAAAGTATTGAGTTCGCTCACCGTTTCCGCTCTGCCGAATCCGATTTATACCGAGGGAGCCACCGATCTTCTCGCTAGCGCGAGTTATGTCGATGGTACGAGCGAGGATGTCGCTGCGGTTGCCACCTGGACAATGTATGGCGCGATCGGCACAATTACAAACGGTACATTCATCGCTGGGAGTACGGCCGGTTCGGCGCGCCTTGAAGCGAGCTTCACCTCCGGCGGGGTCACGAAAACCGCGAGCTTCACCATGACCGTCAAAACTCCGCCGCCCGCCGAGGTCACGCTCTCGCGCATTGAACTTACCGCGAGTAGCTACTCCATATATAATTACGAAACCGCGAATTTGTATGTCAGGGCCTATTATTCCGACGGCTCGGATAAAGATGTTACCGGCCTTGTGAGCTGCGTCAACTCAAATCCGAGCGTCGGCTACATTTCCGGAAGCGTTTTTCACGCCAATCCGAGTTCCGGAAGCGCGGTTATCACTGCGTCGTACACCGAGGCCGGCGTTACGAAGAGCGACGCCAAAACAATTGAAGTTTCCTATAATTTAAGATAA
- a CDS encoding glycosyltransferase family 1 protein gives MKIGIDARLLGPKTAGGGLGRYIKELVINLQRIDRENDYFLFLRKSNWHEASETANFHKILADIPWYSFKEQTEMPRLVRETGCELVHYPHFNVPLFDKTPFVVTIHDLILLEHPSTRATTLGPLIYGIKYAAYRQILGHAVSRSQSIIVPSEYVKASILKYFPKTVAQKIKVVYEGMTRLDEASLGLEQDAAFLAERKIREPFILYLGNAYPHKNLEMLIQAFLRLRETKPELQLVLAGQKNFFYERLERETRGRGIKVPEEVNFTGFIDDRDLPRLYRRASLYVFPSLSEGFGLPPLEAASFNLPVASSNASCLPEILGPGAIYFNPRDPDDMARAIAEGLDNKILRRTILNAGKLHMQKYDWQKMAREILEIYSKAL, from the coding sequence ATGAAAATCGGCATTGACGCAAGGCTTTTGGGGCCAAAAACCGCCGGCGGCGGACTGGGCCGCTATATCAAAGAGCTGGTCATCAATCTTCAGCGGATTGACCGCGAGAATGACTATTTTTTATTTTTGCGTAAAAGCAACTGGCACGAGGCGTCAGAAACCGCGAACTTCCATAAGATACTGGCCGATATCCCCTGGTACTCATTCAAAGAACAAACCGAGATGCCGCGGCTCGTCCGAGAGACTGGCTGCGAGCTTGTGCATTATCCGCATTTTAATGTTCCGCTTTTTGACAAAACCCCGTTCGTGGTGACAATCCACGACCTGATCCTGCTTGAACATCCGAGCACGCGCGCGACCACGCTCGGTCCGCTCATCTACGGAATTAAATATGCGGCGTACCGACAAATACTCGGCCACGCGGTTTCGCGCTCGCAGAGTATTATTGTGCCGTCAGAATATGTAAAAGCGAGCATATTGAAATATTTTCCCAAAACCGTGGCGCAAAAAATCAAAGTTGTTTACGAAGGCATGACGCGGCTCGATGAAGCCAGCCTCGGACTGGAGCAGGACGCCGCATTTTTAGCGGAACGCAAAATCCGTGAGCCGTTTATCCTGTATCTTGGCAACGCTTATCCGCACAAGAATCTGGAAATGCTCATCCAAGCTTTTTTACGGCTCCGCGAAACCAAGCCCGAACTCCAGCTCGTGCTCGCCGGGCAAAAAAACTTTTTTTACGAACGTCTGGAGCGCGAAACCCGCGGCCGGGGAATTAAAGTGCCCGAAGAAGTAAATTTTACCGGATTCATTGACGACCGCGACCTGCCGCGGCTCTACCGGCGAGCGAGCCTTTATGTATTTCCTTCGCTCTCCGAGGGATTCGGCCTGCCGCCGCTCGAGGCCGCGAGCTTCAATCTGCCGGTCGCGAGCTCGAACGCGTCGTGTCTCCCCGAGATTCTCGGTCCGGGCGCGATCTATTTTAATCCGCGCGACCCAGATGACATGGCCCGCGCCATTGCCGAAGGCCTGGACAACAAGATATTGCGCCGGACCATCCTGAACGCCGGAAAATTGCATATGCAAAAATACGACTGGCAAAAAATGGCAAGAGAAATATTAGAAATTTATTCTAAAGCACTCTAA
- a CDS encoding sugar transferase gives MKKFQLFFSALLLPLDFLMLALAAATAYFLRFQSAAVTELRPVIYELPFRDYFGASMIIATAWLLIFAAAGLYQIKRRKVSNEFVRILLACSTGILAVIVLIFFQRELFSSRFLVIAAWIFSILFVALARLIVRVIQHTLYRAGVGLNRVIVIGSDKITDNIIHLLRANPGLGFAVVANFNSFDTTIEREILKIHGRERIDEILLSDPRAAKGLALKILSFADEHHIIFKYTADLFATQATNITFETLAGIPIIEMARTPLRGWGRILKRAFDITGSLFLIVITSPLLTLTAIIIRLESRGPIIFKNERVGVFGKKFFTYKFRSMYKEYCIGAQFKNQNKALELEQRLIKERSIKEGPVYKIADDPRVTRVGRFIRRFSIDELPQFFNVLAGSMSLVGPRPHQPREVENYAAEQKQIHFIRPGVTGLAQISGRSDLEFEEEARLDIYYIEHWSLWLDIWILLKTPFVVIQRKGVY, from the coding sequence ATGAAAAAATTCCAGCTATTCTTCTCCGCCCTGCTTTTGCCGCTTGATTTTTTGATGCTCGCCCTCGCGGCGGCAACCGCCTATTTTCTGCGCTTTCAATCCGCGGCCGTGACCGAACTCCGGCCGGTGATTTATGAACTGCCGTTCCGCGATTATTTCGGAGCGAGCATGATCATTGCCACGGCCTGGCTTTTGATTTTCGCCGCCGCCGGCCTGTATCAAATAAAACGCCGCAAGGTCTCAAACGAATTCGTCAGAATACTCCTCGCCTGCTCAACCGGAATACTCGCGGTGATTGTGCTTATATTTTTCCAGCGCGAACTTTTTTCTTCGCGTTTTTTGGTTATCGCCGCGTGGATTTTTAGCATCCTGTTCGTGGCGCTTGCCCGCCTCATCGTCCGGGTAATCCAGCATACACTCTACCGCGCCGGAGTCGGGCTTAACCGCGTGATCGTCATCGGTTCGGATAAAATCACGGATAATATCATCCATCTCTTGCGCGCCAATCCGGGCCTGGGTTTTGCGGTGGTCGCGAATTTTAACAGTTTTGACACGACGATTGAAAGGGAAATACTTAAAATCCACGGCCGCGAACGCATTGACGAAATTCTTCTTTCTGACCCCAGGGCCGCAAAAGGACTCGCACTTAAAATCCTGAGCTTTGCCGACGAGCACCACATTATTTTTAAATATACGGCCGATCTTTTTGCCACGCAAGCGACAAACATCACGTTTGAAACCCTGGCCGGCATTCCGATTATTGAAATGGCGCGCACGCCGCTCCGGGGCTGGGGCCGGATACTGAAACGCGCGTTTGACATCACCGGGTCTCTCTTTCTCATTGTCATAACTTCACCGCTCCTTACTCTAACTGCCATTATTATTCGCTTAGAATCAAGGGGGCCGATAATTTTTAAAAACGAACGGGTCGGTGTATTCGGAAAAAAATTTTTCACATATAAATTCCGGTCCATGTATAAAGAATACTGCATCGGCGCACAGTTCAAAAACCAGAATAAAGCCTTGGAATTGGAACAAAGACTAATTAAAGAACGCAGTATTAAGGAGGGTCCGGTCTACAAAATCGCCGACGACCCGCGCGTCACGCGTGTCGGCCGTTTTATCCGGCGCTTCAGCATTGACGAGCTGCCGCAATTTTTCAACGTTCTGGCGGGCAGTATGTCGCTTGTCGGACCACGGCCGCACCAGCCCCGCGAGGTAGAAAATTACGCGGCCGAACAGAAGCAGATTCACTTCATCCGTCCGGGCGTCACCGGCCTTGCCCAGATTTCCGGCCGTTCTGACCTTGAATTTGAAGAAGAAGCGCGACTGGACATATATTACATCGAGCACTGGTCTCTCTGGCTCGATATCTGGATTTTACTAAAGACTCCTTTTGTGGTAATACAAAGAAAAGGCGTCTACTAA
- a CDS encoding glycosyltransferase translates to MKIALVHDYLIQDGGAEKVLKSFQQVWPESPTYVLLHDREKSNPVFLNKDIRTSFLQNMPAGIKKYQWYLPLMPLATEQHNLEDYDIVLSSSSAFSKGAITNPRTLHVCYCHTPTRFLWSDMHQYIEDLNYNRFIKKIIPFVLKSLRQWDMMAAGRVDRFVANSATVRDRIQKYYRRPSDIIYPPVETKLFSISRPENYFLAGGRLVGYKRFDIAIRAFNKLGIPLKIFGVGPAMNKLRALAKSNIEFLGHVSDEERAGLYSKCIAYIHPQIEDFGITAVEAMASGRPVIAYAAGGAMETVVPGQTGEFMDEQSWEELGALIIRFQPEKYNPQTIKEYAAQFDEERFKAQIRDYVNNKWTEFGQKRFYENRY, encoded by the coding sequence ATGAAGATTGCATTAGTTCATGACTACTTGATCCAAGACGGGGGGGCGGAGAAAGTATTAAAATCATTCCAGCAAGTCTGGCCAGAATCCCCCACATACGTGCTGCTGCACGACCGGGAAAAATCAAACCCGGTGTTTTTGAATAAAGATATCCGCACTTCTTTTTTGCAAAACATGCCGGCGGGCATAAAAAAATATCAGTGGTATCTTCCGCTCATGCCCCTCGCCACCGAACAGCATAATCTAGAGGATTACGACATCGTACTCTCAAGTTCGTCCGCATTTTCCAAAGGCGCGATTACCAATCCGCGCACCCTCCACGTCTGCTACTGTCATACGCCGACGCGCTTCCTCTGGAGCGACATGCATCAGTACATCGAGGATCTGAACTATAATCGTTTTATAAAAAAAATTATTCCGTTCGTCTTAAAAAGCCTGCGTCAGTGGGACATGATGGCCGCCGGCCGCGTCGACCGGTTCGTGGCAAATTCGGCAACCGTGCGTGACCGCATCCAAAAATACTACCGCCGGCCCAGCGATATCATCTATCCACCCGTGGAAACAAAACTCTTTTCAATTTCGCGTCCGGAAAATTATTTCCTGGCGGGCGGTCGGCTGGTCGGATACAAAAGGTTTGACATCGCCATCCGCGCCTTCAATAAACTCGGCATACCACTCAAAATTTTTGGCGTCGGACCAGCGATGAACAAACTCCGCGCTCTTGCAAAGTCGAACATTGAATTTTTGGGCCACGTTTCGGACGAAGAGAGGGCCGGGCTTTATTCAAAATGCATCGCCTACATTCATCCGCAGATTGAAGATTTTGGCATTACAGCCGTGGAGGCAATGGCCTCAGGCCGGCCGGTTATCGCATACGCGGCCGGCGGCGCCATGGAAACCGTGGTGCCCGGACAAACCGGGGAATTCATGGATGAACAGTCCTGGGAAGAGCTTGGCGCGCTCATCATCCGCTTCCAGCCGGAAAAATACAATCCCCAAACCATTAAAGAATACGCGGCGCAGTTCGACGAAGAGAGATTTAAGGCGCAAATCCGAGATTACGTGAATAATAAATGGACCGAATTCGGCCAAAAAAGATTTTATGAAAATCGGTATTGA
- a CDS encoding WxcM-like domain-containing protein, protein MENIIPRQEDPMDQFSHPTDKKDYKLGTLFYMTPRRNPAKPGRELVVNFDDRFPIIPSFKAHYSYYVRFLEDGNSAGNHYHQKKKELFIPICGSFTVTLEDIDTKERVQLDLRSAEGAVFFVPSLISHRVTAKKAGAVLLVIATSPNTDDDEFHYEMA, encoded by the coding sequence ATGGAAAATATTATCCCCCGCCAGGAAGATCCCATGGATCAATTCTCTCATCCGACAGATAAAAAGGATTATAAACTCGGAACGTTATTTTATATGACGCCGCGACGAAATCCGGCGAAGCCTGGCCGTGAGCTTGTGGTAAATTTCGATGACCGATTTCCAATAATTCCGAGCTTTAAGGCGCACTATTCTTACTATGTCCGATTTCTGGAAGACGGCAATTCGGCCGGCAACCACTATCATCAAAAGAAAAAAGAGCTCTTTATTCCGATCTGCGGAAGTTTTACCGTCACCCTGGAAGACATTGACACAAAAGAACGCGTCCAACTCGATTTGCGCTCGGCTGAAGGTGCGGTGTTTTTCGTGCCTTCGCTCATCAGCCATCGCGTAACCGCAAAAAAGGCCGGCGCGGTTCTCCTAGTAATCGCGACCAGTCCGAACACAGATGACGACGAATTTCATTACGAAATGGCTTAA
- a CDS encoding DUF4012 domain-containing protein, with amino-acid sequence MAQERKKIKKTLAGKKSAKKTKKPVKKTLKKPLKKKRILPIRSKKAAKKISRRKKTTRRPAARMNIEVKAATPQAETVRITAKKPTHKIIPVKLEKTARSPFVVDLYYEDERPPRLERMDLTSPESALTVEQTFAELRDGGPNAGLNITDSEINIEELMDDFKKEDATPVGELALFGVAEIAGLVLCKLERGLNWPFSFLRPAADRFREDFIETPLEHLAAPIIFEPPQGWMRAIVSLAGLVLVVVLPFEGYAYYKNVRDTKDTIERYGRDAVAELSAAAKGGEDLTRALFSIEQANRSFREAGQELSRVNRLLIEIAELTPSAGKKVQTGEALIAMGDNLTAAAVLLAKGAQGLLAEDSINLVTKLDAMLAYVRQAEPLITLAEEQARAVDLGALPEEYQKNFSLAYGNLTLIQQSLNDFINLGETMELFLGKEQNQRYLFIFENNTEIRPTGGFMGSFALIDMDRGEIKNIEVPGGGTYDMQGSLDTDVIPPEPLRLIADRWEFQDANWFADFPTSAKKIIWFYEHSGGPTPDGVVVITATVMERLLEIYGPIEMPAYGRTFTAENFIEETQKIVELEYDKTENKPKKVIGDLAPILLDRMMHANREQFIETLEALGSSLTERQIMIYHQNAAIERGLSEHGWTGEIKKADQDYLMLVNANIAGGKTDGVISQNVDLKTEISENGDIVNTLTVARAHDGIKNQGFSGVNNVNYLRVYVPQGAELLNASGFNPPAPELFDEPRKGAGVDSDLAEIEGTWSFHNSGAKINNEFGKTVFGGWTQTKPGESTLITFKYRLPFRISSAEPTGLLATAKEKLGFPITQTYSMLLQRQPGAEKIDFSQSIIYPARYQALWSNVPELMMGKLEQKLTTDAFFAILLEKKF; translated from the coding sequence ATGGCTCAAGAGAGGAAAAAAATCAAGAAAACATTGGCCGGCAAAAAATCCGCAAAAAAGACAAAAAAACCGGTGAAAAAGACTCTGAAAAAACCGCTTAAGAAAAAGCGGATTTTGCCGATTCGGTCAAAAAAGGCGGCAAAAAAAATATCACGCCGAAAAAAAACGACCCGAAGACCAGCCGCCCGAATGAATATTGAAGTTAAGGCGGCCACGCCTCAAGCCGAAACCGTCCGCATAACCGCAAAAAAACCAACGCATAAAATAATCCCCGTGAAACTCGAAAAAACCGCAAGATCGCCTTTTGTGGTTGATTTGTATTACGAAGATGAACGGCCACCCCGGCTCGAGCGCATGGATTTGACCTCGCCCGAATCGGCGCTCACGGTTGAACAGACGTTCGCCGAACTTCGGGACGGCGGCCCGAATGCCGGACTCAATATCACTGACTCAGAAATCAATATCGAAGAGCTGATGGATGATTTTAAAAAAGAAGATGCCACACCAGTCGGCGAACTCGCGCTTTTTGGCGTGGCGGAAATCGCCGGGCTTGTCCTCTGCAAGCTGGAACGCGGGCTCAATTGGCCATTTTCATTCCTGCGGCCGGCGGCGGATCGCTTCCGCGAAGATTTTATCGAAACTCCCCTTGAGCATCTTGCCGCGCCGATTATTTTTGAGCCGCCCCAGGGCTGGATGCGGGCCATCGTATCGCTCGCCGGGCTCGTGCTTGTCGTCGTGCTCCCGTTCGAGGGATATGCTTATTATAAAAACGTCCGCGACACAAAAGATACGATCGAGCGTTATGGCCGTGATGCCGTGGCCGAGCTCTCGGCCGCAGCCAAAGGCGGAGAAGATCTGACGCGCGCGCTGTTTTCTATCGAACAGGCAAACCGCTCTTTCCGCGAAGCCGGGCAAGAACTCAGCCGCGTGAATCGCCTGCTCATTGAAATCGCGGAACTTACCCCGAGCGCCGGAAAAAAAGTCCAGACCGGAGAAGCGCTTATCGCCATGGGGGATAATCTGACCGCCGCGGCGGTGCTTCTCGCCAAAGGAGCGCAGGGGCTTCTCGCCGAAGACAGCATTAATCTCGTGACAAAACTTGACGCAATGCTTGCTTATGTCCGTCAGGCCGAACCGCTCATAACACTGGCCGAAGAACAGGCCCGGGCCGTGGACCTCGGCGCGCTTCCGGAAGAATATCAAAAAAATTTCTCACTCGCCTACGGCAATCTTACCCTTATCCAACAAAGCCTGAACGACTTTATAAATCTCGGCGAAACCATGGAACTCTTTCTTGGAAAGGAACAAAACCAGCGATATTTATTTATTTTTGAAAATAATACCGAGATCCGGCCGACCGGCGGATTCATGGGATCCTTCGCTCTTATCGACATGGACCGCGGCGAAATTAAAAACATCGAGGTTCCGGGCGGCGGCACCTACGATATGCAAGGCAGCCTGGACACGGATGTCATTCCGCCCGAACCCCTGCGCCTGATTGCCGACCGCTGGGAATTTCAGGACGCGAATTGGTTTGCCGATTTTCCGACCTCGGCCAAAAAAATAATCTGGTTCTATGAGCATTCAGGCGGCCCGACGCCGGACGGCGTGGTGGTCATTACGGCCACGGTGATGGAGCGGCTCCTTGAAATTTACGGGCCCATTGAAATGCCGGCCTACGGCCGAACGTTTACCGCGGAAAATTTTATTGAAGAAACCCAAAAAATCGTTGAACTTGAATATGACAAAACTGAAAACAAGCCCAAGAAAGTCATCGGCGATCTCGCGCCAATCCTTCTTGACCGCATGATGCACGCAAACCGCGAACAATTCATTGAAACCCTCGAGGCTCTGGGTTCGAGCCTCACCGAACGGCAGATTATGATTTATCACCAGAACGCGGCGATTGAGCGGGGCCTTTCGGAGCATGGCTGGACCGGCGAAATCAAAAAAGCGGATCAGGATTATCTTATGCTCGTGAACGCAAATATTGCCGGAGGCAAAACCGACGGCGTCATTTCGCAGAACGTTGATTTAAAAACCGAAATTTCGGAAAACGGCGACATCGTCAATACACTGACGGTGGCAAGAGCGCATGATGGAATAAAAAATCAGGGATTTTCCGGCGTGAACAATGTAAATTATCTACGGGTCTATGTACCGCAAGGCGCCGAGCTTCTTAACGCATCGGGGTTCAATCCACCGGCACCAGAACTTTTTGACGAACCGCGAAAGGGCGCGGGGGTTGATTCGGATCTTGCCGAAATTGAGGGAACATGGAGCTTTCATAATTCCGGCGCCAAGATCAATAACGAATTTGGTAAAACGGTTTTTGGCGGTTGGACACAAACCAAGCCCGGCGAATCAACCCTAATTACCTTTAAATACCGCCTGCCGTTCCGCATCTCATCCGCGGAACCAACCGGACTTTTGGCCACGGCTAAAGAAAAGCTTGGTTTTCCAATCACGCAAACTTACTCCATGCTTTTGCAGAGACAACCGGGCGCCGAAAAAATTGATTTCAGCCAGTCGATTATTTATCCAGCGCGTTATCAGGCGCTCTGGTCCAATGTTCCGGAACTGATGATGGGAAAGCTTGAACAGAAACTGACAACCGATGCTTTTTTTGCAATTCTTCTCGAAAAAA